The Variovorax paradoxus genome window below encodes:
- a CDS encoding LysR family transcriptional regulator, which produces MKTQNIESLWTHLHWLTVLAQQGSFTAAALRLNVSKAAMSQRIAELERAAGASLVQRTTRSVRLTEAGQRLVEDMRGPFEQIAHSFEGVRDLAGVPRGLVRVTAPVALARQQLVPRLAAFLRAQPEVRIELDMSDRLSSLAMEGFDLAIRHTAAPPDTHVAWTLCDTRSVLVASRAYLRRRGTPREPQALAGHDCLHYPRAQETPTWHFEARAAASKAAVQRITVPVSGPLVANNSEALRDAAVSGLGIALVPDFSAQSALQSGKLQEVLPQWRSVGAFGEKLYAIRPYATHVPRAVAVFVAWLRETLAEGFDA; this is translated from the coding sequence ATGAAGACCCAAAATATCGAGTCGCTCTGGACCCACCTGCACTGGCTCACGGTGCTGGCGCAGCAGGGCAGCTTCACGGCGGCGGCGCTGCGGCTCAACGTGAGCAAGGCGGCCATGAGCCAGCGCATCGCCGAGCTCGAGCGCGCGGCCGGCGCCTCGCTGGTGCAGCGCACCACGCGCAGCGTGCGGCTTACCGAGGCCGGCCAGCGGCTGGTGGAGGACATGCGCGGGCCCTTCGAACAGATCGCCCACAGCTTCGAGGGCGTGCGCGACCTGGCCGGCGTGCCGCGCGGGCTGGTGCGCGTCACCGCGCCGGTGGCGCTGGCGCGCCAGCAACTGGTGCCGCGGCTCGCGGCCTTCCTGCGCGCGCAGCCCGAGGTGCGCATCGAGCTCGACATGTCGGACCGCCTGAGTTCGCTCGCGATGGAGGGCTTCGACCTCGCGATCCGCCATACGGCCGCGCCGCCCGACACCCACGTTGCCTGGACCCTGTGCGACACCCGCTCGGTGCTGGTCGCGAGCCGCGCCTACCTGCGCCGCCGCGGCACGCCGCGCGAGCCGCAGGCGCTGGCCGGGCACGACTGCCTGCACTACCCACGCGCGCAGGAAACGCCGACCTGGCATTTCGAGGCGCGCGCCGCGGCCTCGAAGGCGGCGGTGCAGCGCATCACGGTGCCGGTGTCGGGACCGCTGGTGGCCAACAACAGCGAGGCGCTGCGCGACGCGGCCGTGAGCGGCCTGGGCATCGCGCTGGTGCCCGACTTCAGCGCGCAGTCGGCGCTGCAGTCGGGCAAGCTGCAGGAGGTGCTGCCGCAATGGCGCTCGGTCGGTGCCTTCGGCGAGAAGCTCTATGCGATCCGACCCTATGCCACCCATGTGCCGCGCGCCGTGGCCGTGTTCGTTGCCTGGCTGCGCGAGACCCTGGCCGAGGGCTTCGACGCGTGA
- a CDS encoding DNA repair exonuclease, which translates to MTRFLHTADWQIGRQFASFDPEHAPILAEARIAVVERLAALALEHRVDAVLVAGDVFDAQTVSERTLRRLFNALAAYSGPWLLIPGNHDAALAESVWTRAQRLGAVPAHVHLLLAPELRLFEAQGFAVLPAPLAQRHTYNDLTAWFDEADTPAGLLRIGLAHGSVQGLLSEDIDSANPIAPERAASARLDYLALGDWHGCKRIDARTWYAGTPEPDRFKDNGSGQALLVEIDAPAAEPRVTQLQVGRFRWQAIAGVLQVATDADALEAQLEGLDANDVVDLRVQGRIDLAGLQRLQAAIGRAEARARHLQADLSALRLEPTDEDIAGLRADGYLGEVMQELREAQAGADPAQARIAQDALALLAAELARGAAEGARP; encoded by the coding sequence ATGACACGTTTTCTCCACACGGCCGACTGGCAGATCGGCCGCCAGTTCGCGAGCTTCGACCCCGAGCACGCGCCGATCCTGGCCGAGGCGCGCATCGCCGTGGTCGAACGCCTCGCCGCGCTCGCGCTCGAGCACCGGGTCGACGCCGTGCTGGTCGCGGGCGACGTGTTCGATGCCCAGACCGTGTCCGAGCGCACGCTGCGCCGGCTGTTCAATGCACTCGCCGCCTATTCCGGCCCCTGGCTGCTGATCCCCGGCAACCACGACGCCGCACTGGCCGAGAGCGTGTGGACGCGCGCGCAGCGCCTGGGCGCGGTGCCGGCCCACGTGCACCTGCTGCTCGCGCCCGAGCTGCGCCTGTTCGAGGCCCAGGGCTTCGCGGTGCTGCCCGCGCCGCTCGCGCAGCGCCACACCTACAACGACCTCACGGCCTGGTTCGACGAGGCCGACACGCCCGCGGGCCTGCTGCGCATCGGCCTCGCGCACGGCAGCGTGCAGGGCCTGCTGTCGGAGGACATCGATTCGGCCAACCCGATCGCGCCCGAGCGCGCGGCGAGCGCGCGGCTCGACTACCTCGCGCTCGGCGACTGGCACGGCTGCAAGCGCATCGACGCGCGCACCTGGTACGCGGGCACGCCCGAGCCCGACCGCTTCAAGGACAACGGCTCGGGCCAGGCGCTGCTGGTCGAGATCGATGCGCCCGCTGCCGAGCCGCGCGTCACGCAGCTCCAGGTCGGCCGCTTCCGCTGGCAGGCCATCGCCGGCGTGCTGCAGGTCGCGACCGACGCCGATGCGCTCGAAGCGCAGCTCGAGGGGCTCGATGCGAACGACGTGGTCGACCTGCGCGTGCAGGGTCGCATCGACCTCGCGGGGTTGCAGCGGCTGCAGGCCGCGATCGGCCGCGCGGAGGCACGCGCGCGCCACCTGCAGGCCGACCTGTCGGCGCTGCGGCTCGAGCCCACCGACGAGGACATCGCCGGCCTGCGCGCCGACGGCTACCTCGGCGAGGTGATGCAGGAACTGCGCGAGGCCCAGGCCGGCGCGGACCCGGCGCAGGCGCGCATCGCGCAGGACGCGCTGGCGCTGCTCGCGGCCGAACTCGCGCGCGGCGCGGCGGAGGGAGCCCGGCCATGA
- a CDS encoding AAA family ATPase, which translates to MKLQITRMRVEQLRRFRAPFELDGFEPGLNIVAAANEAGKSTLVRAIRAAFFERHRSTQVEDLRPWGEGTGAAPQVELDFLLDGQPHRLMKSFLAKKRCVLDAGARSLEGTEAEDHLAQLFGFSFAAKGASRPENWGIPGLLWVEQGRGQELDVSHARDHLHDALRDPAGDAAAPLAASGGDALLDSLRAQRDELLTSTGKPRAAYAEVIEQAAALQAQRAALDAQITSYREQVDQLALMRQQHQADETARPWDALREELQAAQTRNESLQAGQAQLLGDRARLRQLQETRDLLAKALEGLAQQQATAQARERAAEEAERQLRESDEAVAQARTQADAAQRRVDAAREAWRAASQEAQRRGLQQQLQQAQAEVARHAENLARAEEAQERLAALRATAASTPAIQPAELDRLLKLERAERDADLRRQAVATRLQFVLPEGQALRLQARGESHELRAEGERLVDAPATLHLPGGGQLIITPGGNDLAGLARQHADAREALQAALRSLGVDEVAQAQARQRAAADLEAQTRLAQQALAIVAPRASSTLRGEHAQAQARHAGAQAALERLPAPPAGEPPSIEEAEAAQEAALAAEQALRKTLGEAQRRQSAAQGASEAARRELAAAQATLADPGRQQRQAQANQQLLAASAEADALAARIELTETELQAARPDIVLQDIERLRRSIEQLMRGHQQRREQLLVLESGLQQAGAQGLEEQREALAGQLAQAQRRQADLQRRAEALSLLCRKLEQKRQATLTRLQAPLQARMQHYLPLLMPGATVEMDAGLAPATLTRARLGGAVESGQLQELSFGAREQLRLISRFAYADLLQEAGRPTLLILDDALVHSDAPRLAQMKRVLFDAAQRHQVLLFTCHPEDWRDMGVALRPLA; encoded by the coding sequence ATGAAGCTGCAGATCACCCGCATGCGCGTCGAGCAGCTGCGGCGCTTTCGCGCGCCGTTCGAACTCGACGGCTTCGAGCCCGGCCTCAACATCGTCGCGGCCGCCAACGAGGCCGGCAAGAGCACGCTGGTGCGCGCCATCCGCGCGGCCTTCTTCGAGCGCCACCGTTCCACCCAGGTCGAGGACCTGCGCCCCTGGGGCGAGGGCACGGGCGCCGCGCCGCAGGTCGAGCTCGACTTCCTGCTCGACGGCCAGCCGCACCGGCTGATGAAGAGCTTCCTCGCGAAAAAGCGCTGCGTGCTCGATGCCGGCGCGCGCAGCCTCGAGGGCACCGAGGCCGAGGACCACCTGGCGCAGCTGTTCGGTTTTTCGTTCGCGGCCAAGGGCGCGAGCCGGCCCGAGAACTGGGGCATTCCGGGGCTGCTGTGGGTGGAACAGGGACGCGGCCAGGAGCTCGACGTGAGCCATGCGCGCGACCACCTGCACGATGCGCTGCGCGACCCGGCCGGCGATGCCGCGGCGCCGCTCGCCGCGAGCGGCGGCGATGCGCTGCTCGACAGCCTGCGCGCTCAGCGCGACGAACTGCTGACCTCGACCGGCAAGCCGCGCGCCGCCTATGCCGAGGTCATCGAGCAGGCCGCCGCGCTGCAGGCGCAGCGCGCCGCGCTCGATGCGCAGATCACCAGCTACCGCGAGCAGGTCGACCAGCTCGCGCTGATGCGCCAGCAGCACCAGGCCGACGAGACGGCCCGGCCCTGGGACGCGCTGCGCGAGGAACTGCAGGCCGCGCAGACGCGCAACGAGTCACTGCAGGCCGGCCAGGCGCAACTGCTTGGCGACCGCGCGCGGCTGCGGCAGTTGCAGGAGACGCGCGACCTGCTCGCCAAGGCGCTCGAAGGCCTGGCGCAACAGCAGGCGACCGCGCAGGCGCGCGAGCGGGCCGCCGAGGAGGCCGAACGCCAGTTGCGCGAGAGCGACGAGGCCGTGGCCCAGGCGCGCACGCAGGCCGACGCGGCGCAACGGCGCGTCGATGCCGCGCGCGAGGCCTGGCGCGCGGCAAGCCAGGAAGCGCAGCGGCGCGGCCTGCAGCAGCAATTGCAGCAGGCCCAGGCCGAGGTCGCGCGCCATGCCGAGAACCTCGCGCGCGCCGAGGAAGCGCAGGAGCGGCTCGCGGCCCTGCGCGCCACGGCTGCCTCCACACCGGCGATCCAGCCGGCCGAGCTCGACCGGCTGCTCAAGCTCGAACGCGCCGAGCGCGATGCCGACCTGCGCCGCCAGGCTGTCGCCACGCGATTGCAGTTCGTGCTGCCCGAAGGCCAGGCGCTGCGCCTGCAGGCGCGCGGCGAAAGCCACGAGCTGCGCGCCGAGGGCGAACGGCTCGTCGACGCGCCCGCCACGCTGCACCTGCCCGGCGGCGGGCAACTGATCATCACGCCCGGCGGCAACGACCTCGCGGGCCTGGCGCGCCAGCATGCCGATGCGCGCGAGGCGCTGCAGGCGGCGCTGCGCTCGCTCGGCGTGGACGAGGTCGCGCAGGCCCAGGCGCGGCAGCGCGCCGCGGCCGACCTCGAGGCCCAGACCCGGCTCGCGCAGCAGGCGCTGGCGATCGTCGCGCCGCGCGCATCATCGACGCTGCGCGGCGAGCATGCCCAGGCGCAGGCACGCCATGCGGGCGCGCAGGCCGCGCTCGAACGGCTGCCCGCGCCGCCCGCGGGCGAGCCGCCGTCGATCGAGGAGGCCGAGGCCGCGCAGGAAGCCGCCCTGGCGGCCGAGCAGGCGCTGCGCAAGACCCTGGGCGAGGCGCAGCGCCGCCAGTCGGCCGCGCAGGGCGCGAGCGAGGCAGCGCGGCGCGAACTGGCCGCGGCCCAGGCCACGCTGGCCGACCCGGGCCGCCAGCAGCGCCAGGCGCAGGCCAACCAGCAACTGCTGGCCGCGAGCGCCGAGGCCGATGCCCTGGCCGCGCGCATCGAGCTCACCGAGACCGAGTTGCAGGCCGCGCGGCCCGACATCGTGCTGCAGGACATCGAGCGGCTGCGGCGCAGCATCGAGCAACTGATGCGCGGCCACCAGCAGCGGCGCGAACAGCTGCTGGTGCTGGAGAGCGGCCTGCAGCAGGCCGGCGCCCAGGGCCTCGAGGAACAGCGCGAGGCGCTGGCCGGCCAGCTCGCGCAGGCGCAGCGCCGGCAGGCCGACCTGCAGCGCCGTGCCGAGGCGCTGTCGCTGCTGTGCCGCAAGCTCGAGCAGAAGCGGCAGGCCACGCTGACCCGACTGCAGGCACCGCTGCAGGCGCGCATGCAGCACTACCTGCCGTTGCTGATGCCCGGCGCCACGGTGGAGATGGATGCGGGGCTCGCGCCCGCCACGCTCACGCGCGCGCGCCTGGGTGGCGCGGTGGAGAGCGGTCAGTTGCAGGAATTGAGCTTCGGCGCGCGCGAGCAGCTGCGGCTCATCAGCCGCTTCGCCTATGCCGACCTGCTGCAGGAGGCGGGCCGTCCGACCCTGCTGATCCTCGACGACGCGCTGGTGCACAGCGATGCGCCGCGCCTGGCGCAGATGAAGCGCGTGCTGTTCGATGCGGCGCAGCGGCACCAGGTGCTGCTGTTCACCTGCCATCCCGAGGACTGGCGCGATATGGGGGTAGCACTGCGGCCGCTGGCCTGA
- a CDS encoding QacE family quaternary ammonium compound efflux SMR transporter, translating into MAWTLLGIAGLLEIAFAFAMKSSEGFTRLVPALFTVATGLSSVVLLSFSMRTLPMGTGYAVWTGIGAAGTAIVGVLALGDSAAPLRLLCIGLILAGVIGLKLVATD; encoded by the coding sequence GTGGCCTGGACCCTGCTCGGCATCGCCGGGCTGCTGGAGATCGCCTTCGCCTTCGCGATGAAGTCCTCCGAGGGCTTCACGCGGCTGGTGCCGGCCCTGTTCACGGTCGCCACGGGGCTGTCGAGCGTGGTGCTGCTGTCGTTCTCGATGCGCACCCTGCCCATGGGCACCGGCTACGCGGTCTGGACCGGCATCGGCGCGGCGGGCACCGCGATCGTCGGCGTGCTCGCGCTCGGCGATTCGGCGGCGCCGCTGCGGCTGCTGTGCATCGGCCTGATCCTCGCGGGCGTGATCGGGCTCAAGCTGGTCGCCACCGATTGA